A part of Bosea sp. (in: a-proteobacteria) genomic DNA contains:
- a CDS encoding helix-turn-helix transcriptional regulator yields the protein MSVPPKKIPNPIDKHVGARVRMRRLLVSMSQERLGEALGITFQQIQKYEKGANRIGASRLQQIAKILGVPVEFFFDGSPSGEIGAAAGFGDMPQPSFVSDFMATSEGVQLTRAFVKIADPQVRRRLIDLVETLASSQPARP from the coding sequence ATGTCCGTGCCGCCGAAGAAAATACCGAACCCGATCGACAAGCATGTCGGCGCCCGCGTCAGGATGCGGCGTCTTCTGGTGTCCATGAGCCAGGAACGGCTTGGCGAGGCGCTCGGCATCACCTTCCAGCAGATCCAGAAATACGAGAAGGGCGCCAACCGCATCGGCGCCAGCCGCCTGCAGCAGATCGCCAAGATCCTTGGCGTTCCGGTCGAGTTCTTCTTCGACGGCTCCCCCTCAGGCGAGATCGGCGCGGCGGCCGGATTCGGCGACATGCCGCAGCCGAGCTTCGTCTCCGATTTCATGGCCACATCCGAAGGCGTCCAGCTGACCCGCGCCTTCGTCAAGATCGCCGATCCCCAGGTGCGAAGGCGTCTGATCGATCTGGTCGAAACCCTGGCCTCCAGCCAGCCGGCCAGACCTTGA
- a CDS encoding methionine adenosyltransferase, producing MARSSYLFTSESVSEGHPDKVCDRISDEVVDLFFREAAKAGMDASQVRVACETLATTNRVVIAGEVRTSLDEKAMKSKVKSAARKAIRAIGYEQDGFHWKKAKIDVLLHPQSAHIAQGVDASGNKDEGAGDQGIMFGYACRETPELMPAPIFYAHKILEVLSALRHKGERGCEKLGPDAKSQVTVRYEDGKAVGVTQIVLSTQHLDARLSSKDVQKIVEPIIRETLPEGWITKDTIWHVNPTGAFVIGGPDGDAGLTGRKIIVDTYGGAAPHGGGAFSGKDPTKVDRSAAYAARYLAKNVVAAGLADRCTIQVSYAIGVSRPLSVYVDLHGTARGKVTEAMLEKVLPEIMDLSPRGIRNHLGLNKPIYARTAAYGHFGRKATRDGGFSWERTDLARTLKAAIAG from the coding sequence GTGGCCCGCTCGAGCTATCTTTTCACCAGTGAGTCGGTCTCCGAAGGCCACCCGGACAAGGTGTGCGACCGGATCTCCGACGAGGTCGTGGACCTGTTCTTCCGCGAGGCTGCCAAGGCCGGCATGGATGCCAGCCAGGTGCGCGTGGCCTGCGAGACGCTCGCCACCACCAACCGCGTCGTGATCGCCGGCGAAGTCCGCACCTCGCTCGACGAGAAGGCGATGAAGTCGAAGGTCAAGAGCGCCGCCCGCAAGGCGATCCGCGCCATTGGCTACGAGCAGGATGGCTTCCACTGGAAGAAGGCGAAGATCGACGTGTTGCTGCATCCGCAGTCCGCGCACATCGCGCAGGGCGTCGATGCCTCGGGCAACAAGGATGAGGGCGCCGGCGACCAGGGCATCATGTTCGGCTATGCCTGTCGCGAGACGCCGGAGCTCATGCCCGCCCCGATCTTTTACGCCCACAAGATTCTCGAGGTTCTGTCGGCCCTCCGACACAAGGGCGAGCGCGGCTGTGAAAAGCTCGGCCCCGATGCCAAGAGCCAGGTGACCGTGCGCTACGAGGACGGCAAGGCCGTGGGCGTGACGCAGATCGTGCTGTCGACCCAGCATCTCGACGCCAGGCTCAGCTCGAAGGATGTGCAGAAGATCGTCGAGCCGATCATCCGCGAGACCCTGCCCGAGGGCTGGATCACCAAGGACACCATCTGGCACGTCAATCCCACCGGCGCCTTCGTGATCGGCGGACCGGATGGCGACGCCGGCCTCACGGGCCGCAAGATCATCGTCGACACCTATGGCGGCGCGGCCCCCCATGGCGGCGGCGCCTTCTCGGGCAAGGATCCCACGAAGGTGGACCGCTCCGCCGCCTATGCCGCGCGCTATCTCGCCAAGAACGTCGTGGCCGCCGGCCTCGCCGACCGCTGCACCATCCAGGTCTCCTACGCGATCGGCGTGTCCAGGCCGCTCTCTGTCTATGTGGACCTGCACGGCACCGCCAGGGGCAAGGTCACCGAGGCCATGCTCGAGAAGGTGCTGCCCGAGATCATGGATCTGTCGCCCCGCGGCATCCGCAATCATCTCGGCCTCAACAAGCCGATCTATGCGCGCACCGCCGCCTATGGCCATTTCGGCCGCAAGGCGACGCGCGACGGGGGCTTCTCGTGGGAGCGCACCGATCTCGCCAGGACCCTGAAGGCCGCCATCGCCGGATGA
- the trmB gene encoding tRNA (guanosine(46)-N7)-methyltransferase TrmB, which yields MTAKREPGPESPRARRRDGPDGADAASGAFFGRRKAKKLRGGQADLFATLLPQLTLPTPLPERLEALFAQPVREVRLEIGFGGGEHLLAAARAQPEVGFIGCEPFINGMAKILAAIAREGIGNVRLWPDDAAPLLERLPAASLACIDLFYPDPWPKRRQRKRRFVSATTLAHLARALRPGGQFRFATDIDDYAGWTLAHLSREPQLRWTARAASDWLTPFEGWVRTRYEAKALAAGRQPSYLHFVRAGGRGGVPAPGHLSPAPRSWPRSDP from the coding sequence ATGACGGCGAAGCGCGAGCCCGGCCCCGAAAGCCCGCGCGCCCGGCGCCGGGATGGTCCCGACGGCGCCGATGCGGCGTCGGGCGCCTTTTTCGGACGGCGCAAGGCCAAGAAGCTGCGCGGCGGACAGGCTGACCTGTTCGCCACCTTGCTGCCGCAGCTGACCTTGCCGACGCCTCTGCCCGAAAGGCTTGAGGCTTTGTTTGCGCAGCCGGTGCGCGAGGTGCGCCTCGAGATCGGCTTCGGCGGCGGCGAGCATCTTCTCGCTGCGGCGCGGGCCCAGCCGGAGGTCGGCTTCATCGGCTGCGAGCCGTTCATCAACGGCATGGCCAAGATCCTGGCCGCGATCGCGCGCGAGGGCATCGGCAATGTCAGGCTCTGGCCAGACGATGCCGCGCCGCTTCTGGAGCGGCTGCCGGCGGCCTCGCTCGCCTGCATCGATCTGTTCTATCCCGATCCCTGGCCCAAACGCAGGCAACGCAAGCGTCGCTTCGTGTCAGCGACCACGCTGGCTCATCTGGCGCGCGCCTTGCGCCCCGGCGGCCAGTTCCGCTTCGCCACCGACATCGACGATTACGCCGGCTGGACGCTGGCTCATCTCTCGCGTGAGCCGCAGCTGCGCTGGACGGCCCGTGCCGCCAGCGACTGGCTCACGCCCTTCGAGGGATGGGTGCGCACGCGCTATGAGGCGAAGGCGCTGGCGGCCGGCCGCCAGCCGTCCTACCTGCATTTCGTCCGGGCCGGAGGCCGAGGGGGCGTTCCAGCCCCCGGCCATCTCAGCCCTGCGCCGCGATCCTGGCCGCGTTCTGATCCTTGA
- a CDS encoding DUF2336 domain-containing protein, giving the protein MTTVSAILAHLDSALASRSEEQKNLTIARVTDMLATRLEEYSDDQISVFDVVIGRLAAGTSLQSRVALADRLADLARAPHGVVRQLALDEIVVARPVLTRSPILTEHDLVAVASTKGRDHMLAITERPHLTENVTDYLVVKGDRVISHALVNNETARFSGRGMGLLVTRAYSDDALQVALGARYDIPTDLMVNLSNAARESARRKLMNKTAPAALMSRKPPAPETAPGLTHDPAARAAAMETIRALSDSKRLDEAALVAFAGKGQSEEALCAIATLAGISVTAAEQALCGSDRDACLVIGKAMGWSWPTVQALIGLRPASEQMPHLIGRAHSNFENLAISTAQRVLQFLRVKDQNAARIAAQG; this is encoded by the coding sequence ATGACCACCGTCAGCGCCATACTGGCTCATCTCGACAGCGCTCTTGCGTCACGCTCGGAAGAACAGAAGAATCTGACCATCGCTCGCGTGACGGATATGCTGGCCACGCGGCTGGAGGAGTATTCCGACGATCAGATCAGCGTCTTCGACGTGGTGATCGGCCGTCTGGCCGCCGGAACGTCCCTGCAGAGCCGCGTGGCGCTGGCGGACAGGCTGGCGGACCTCGCGAGGGCGCCGCACGGCGTGGTGCGACAGCTGGCGCTCGACGAGATCGTGGTGGCGCGCCCGGTGCTGACGCGCTCGCCGATTCTGACCGAGCATGATCTGGTTGCCGTGGCATCCACCAAGGGCCGGGACCACATGCTCGCGATCACAGAACGGCCGCACCTCACCGAGAACGTGACGGACTATCTCGTGGTCAAGGGCGACCGCGTGATCTCCCATGCGCTTGTCAACAACGAGACGGCGCGCTTCTCGGGCCGCGGCATGGGCCTGCTGGTGACGCGGGCCTATTCGGACGATGCGCTGCAGGTGGCGCTTGGCGCGCGCTACGACATTCCGACGGACCTGATGGTCAACCTCTCCAACGCCGCCCGCGAAAGCGCGCGCCGCAAGCTGATGAACAAGACGGCGCCGGCCGCGCTGATGAGCCGCAAGCCGCCTGCGCCCGAGACGGCGCCCGGGCTGACGCATGATCCGGCCGCCCGGGCTGCAGCGATGGAGACAATTCGGGCGCTGTCGGACAGCAAGCGCCTCGACGAGGCCGCTCTGGTGGCCTTCGCCGGCAAGGGCCAGTCCGAGGAAGCGCTGTGCGCCATCGCGACGCTGGCCGGCATTTCGGTGACGGCGGCAGAGCAGGCCCTTTGCGGCTCAGATCGCGACGCCTGCCTGGTGATCGGCAAAGCGATGGGCTGGTCCTGGCCCACCGTGCAGGCGCTCATCGGGCTTCGCCCCGCTTCCGAGCAGATGCCGCATCTGATTGGCCGCGCGCACAGCAATTTCGAGAATCTGGCCATCTCCACCGCCCAGCGCGTGTTGCAGTTCCTGCGCGTCAAGGATCAGAACGCGGCCAGGATCGCGGCGCAGGGCTGA
- the rimP gene encoding ribosome maturation factor RimP translates to MDEQDKRLIVESGVAARVAGVVEPVIEQLGYRLVRVRVTGQNGCTVQIMAERPDGSMGVDDCEAVSRAVSPALDVEEPITAAYHLELSSPGIDRPLVRPSDFARWAGFDTKVEMEVPAHGRKRYRGILRGVNGVQALLELPDAPVGVDPSVSLPIADMAEARLILSDALIAESLKRGKSGLEPAMPEPEAVERRKADVRLKANRLKGGKPDTKARRQAASATQDTSSSEEN, encoded by the coding sequence ATGGACGAACAGGACAAGCGCCTCATTGTGGAAAGCGGCGTCGCCGCGCGCGTCGCCGGTGTCGTCGAGCCCGTCATCGAGCAGCTCGGCTACAGGCTGGTGCGCGTGCGCGTCACTGGCCAGAACGGCTGCACGGTCCAGATCATGGCCGAGCGTCCCGACGGCTCCATGGGCGTTGACGATTGCGAGGCCGTGAGCCGCGCCGTGTCGCCAGCCCTCGATGTCGAGGAGCCGATCACCGCTGCGTACCATCTCGAGCTTTCGTCGCCGGGCATCGACAGGCCGCTGGTCCGCCCGTCGGATTTCGCGCGTTGGGCCGGCTTCGACACCAAGGTCGAGATGGAGGTCCCGGCCCATGGCCGCAAGCGCTATCGCGGCATCCTGCGCGGCGTGAACGGGGTCCAGGCCCTGCTGGAATTGCCCGACGCGCCGGTCGGGGTCGATCCCAGTGTGTCGCTGCCCATCGCCGACATGGCGGAGGCGCGGCTGATCCTGAGCGACGCGCTGATCGCCGAATCGCTCAAGCGCGGCAAAAGCGGGCTCGAGCCCGCGATGCCCGAGCCCGAAGCCGTGGAGCGCCGCAAGGCCGATGTCCGGCTCAAGGCCAACCGCCTCAAGGGCGGCAAACCCGATACGAAGGCGCGTCGCCAGGCGGCGTCCGCCACTCAAGACACATCATCTTCCGAGGAGAACTGA
- the nusA gene encoding transcription termination/antitermination protein NusA produces the protein MVVSANRLELLQIADAVAREKSIDRQIVVGAMEDAIAKAARSRYGAETDVHAEIHPKTGELRLSRHLQVVEQVENDATQISLTEARRKNPAAEPGDVISDPLPPFDFGRIAAQSAKQVIVQKVREAERDHQYDEYKDRIGDIINGVVKRVEYGNVFVDLGRGEGIVRRDELIPRETFKVGDRIRAYVYDVRREQRGPQIFLSRTHPQFMAKLFGQEVPEIYDGIVEIKAVARDPGSRAKIAVISRDSSIDPVGACVGMRGSRVQAVVGELQGEKVDIIPWSQDIATFIVNALQPAEVAKVVLDEEADKIEVVVPDEQLSLAIGRRGQNVRLASQLTGWNIDILTEAEESERRQKEFVTRTELFMSAMNVDEVVGQLLASEGFRTVEEVAYVDLSELAGIQGFDEDTASEIQNRALSYLAEREAEFDARRRELGVLDELREIDGVTTAMMVALGENEVRSVEDLAGCATDDLVGYTERKQGETMRYPGFLDSFGLSRDEAEAVIMAARVKAGWIEAPAHDDGVSENAEA, from the coding sequence ATGGTCGTCAGCGCCAATCGCCTTGAGCTGTTGCAGATCGCCGACGCGGTCGCCCGCGAGAAGTCCATCGACCGCCAGATCGTGGTCGGCGCGATGGAGGATGCCATCGCCAAGGCCGCCCGCTCGCGCTACGGCGCTGAAACCGACGTCCATGCCGAGATCCACCCCAAGACGGGCGAGCTGCGCCTGTCGCGCCACCTTCAGGTGGTCGAGCAGGTGGAGAACGACGCCACGCAGATCTCGCTGACCGAGGCGCGCCGCAAGAACCCCGCCGCCGAGCCGGGCGACGTGATCTCCGATCCGCTGCCGCCCTTCGATTTCGGCCGCATCGCCGCGCAATCCGCCAAGCAGGTCATCGTCCAGAAGGTGCGCGAGGCCGAGCGCGACCATCAGTATGACGAATACAAGGACCGCATCGGCGACATCATCAACGGCGTGGTCAAGCGCGTCGAATATGGCAACGTCTTCGTCGATCTGGGCCGCGGCGAAGGCATCGTCCGCCGCGACGAGCTGATCCCGCGCGAGACCTTCAAGGTCGGCGACCGCATCCGCGCCTATGTCTATGACGTGCGCCGCGAGCAGCGCGGACCGCAGATCTTCCTGTCACGCACCCATCCGCAGTTCATGGCCAAGCTGTTCGGCCAGGAAGTGCCGGAAATCTACGACGGCATCGTGGAGATCAAGGCCGTCGCGCGTGATCCGGGCTCCCGCGCCAAGATCGCCGTCATCAGCCGGGATTCGTCCATCGATCCGGTCGGCGCCTGCGTCGGCATGCGCGGCAGCCGCGTCCAGGCGGTGGTCGGCGAGCTTCAGGGCGAGAAGGTCGACATCATTCCCTGGAGCCAGGACATCGCAACCTTCATCGTCAACGCCCTGCAGCCGGCCGAGGTCGCCAAGGTCGTGCTCGACGAGGAAGCCGACAAGATCGAGGTTGTGGTTCCCGACGAGCAGCTCTCGCTCGCCATCGGCCGCCGCGGCCAGAATGTGCGCCTCGCCTCGCAGCTCACGGGCTGGAACATCGACATCCTGACGGAAGCCGAGGAATCGGAGCGCCGCCAGAAGGAGTTCGTCACGCGCACCGAGCTGTTCATGTCGGCCATGAACGTGGACGAGGTGGTCGGCCAGCTCCTCGCTTCGGAAGGCTTCCGCACGGTGGAGGAAGTCGCCTATGTCGACCTGTCCGAGCTTGCCGGCATCCAGGGCTTCGACGAGGACACCGCCTCCGAGATCCAGAACCGCGCGCTGAGCTACCTCGCCGAGCGCGAGGCCGAGTTCGACGCCCGCCGCCGCGAGCTTGGCGTGCTTGACGAACTGCGCGAGATCGATGGCGTCACCACCGCCATGATGGTGGCGCTGGGCGAGAACGAGGTGAGGTCGGTCGAGGACCTGGCCGGCTGCGCCACCGATGACCTTGTGGGCTACACCGAGCGCAAGCAGGGCGAGACCATGCGTTACCCGGGCTTCCTCGACAGCTTCGGCCTGTCGCGCGACGAGGCCGAGGCCGTCATCATGGCGGCCCGTGTCAAGGCCGGCTGGATCGAGGCGCCGGCGCATGACGACGGCGTGTCCGAGAACGCGGAAGCCTGA
- a CDS encoding RNA-binding protein, whose product MGARRDEPDSERRCVATRLALPVEELLRFVAGPDGRLTPDIRRKLPGRGVWTALSREAVERAVRTRAFPRSLKSAVEVPDGLADEVDALLVRDALQSLSFANKAGLLVTGFGKVEAALSGARAPAIWIEAADGAEDGRRKLMQAMRRRHGDHSSAVPIADCFDSHDLGLALGRELVIHAALKDGAASGAFLDRWRRLVHFRTRPLPQAAMPAGADEFQKDVTAGPTSE is encoded by the coding sequence ATGGGCGCGCGCCGTGACGAGCCGGACAGCGAGCGCCGCTGCGTGGCCACGCGGCTGGCGCTCCCGGTGGAGGAGCTGCTGCGCTTCGTGGCGGGCCCCGATGGCCGGCTGACGCCGGACATCCGGCGCAAGCTGCCGGGCCGCGGCGTCTGGACGGCCCTCTCGCGCGAGGCGGTGGAGCGTGCGGTCCGCACACGGGCCTTCCCGCGTTCGCTCAAGAGCGCGGTGGAGGTGCCCGATGGCCTTGCCGACGAGGTGGACGCGCTGCTGGTCAGGGACGCGCTCCAGTCGCTGTCATTCGCCAACAAGGCCGGGCTGCTCGTCACCGGCTTCGGCAAGGTCGAGGCGGCGCTCTCCGGCGCCCGCGCGCCCGCCATCTGGATTGAGGCGGCCGATGGCGCCGAGGATGGTCGCCGCAAGCTGATGCAGGCCATGCGCCGGCGTCATGGCGACCATTCGTCCGCAGTTCCGATCGCCGATTGTTTCGACAGCCACGATTTGGGGTTAGCCTTGGGGCGTGAGCTTGTGATACACGCTGCGCTCAAAGACGGCGCGGCGTCGGGGGCATTCCTCGATCGCTGGCGTCGGCTCGTGCATTTCCGGACACGGCCCTTGCCCCAAGCAGCCATGCCCGCAGGCGCAGATGAGTTTCAAAAAGATGTAACCGCAGGACCGACATCGGAATGA
- the rbfA gene encoding 30S ribosome-binding factor RbfA yields MAKPSSKTPKGPTQRQLRVGELIRHELAAILSRGGIHDPVLAKYVISVTQVRLSPDLKLATCYIMPLGGQDEKPVIAALDQHKRFLRGEIAHRVNLKFAPDLRFRRDEAFDEALRIDRLLHSDKVQRDLRKPSETTADDADEA; encoded by the coding sequence ATGGCCAAACCCAGCTCCAAGACGCCCAAGGGCCCCACGCAGCGGCAGTTGCGCGTGGGCGAACTGATCCGCCACGAGCTGGCGGCCATCCTCTCGCGCGGCGGGATCCATGATCCGGTTCTGGCGAAATACGTGATCTCGGTGACGCAGGTGCGCCTGTCGCCCGATCTCAAGCTCGCCACCTGCTACATCATGCCCCTTGGCGGACAGGACGAGAAGCCGGTCATCGCCGCGCTCGACCAGCACAAGCGCTTCCTGCGCGGCGAGATCGCGCACCGCGTGAATCTCAAATTTGCGCCCGATCTGCGCTTCCGCCGCGATGAGGCCTTCGACGAGGCGCTGCGCATCGACCGCCTGCTCCATTCCGACAAGGTGCAGCGCGACCTGCGCAAGCCTTCCGAAACGACCGCTGACGATGCGGACGAGGCCTGA
- the truB gene encoding tRNA pseudouridine(55) synthase TruB has product MRTRPDMASLIQEPAAAADAPSAPRPKKRDIHGWLILDKPVGETSTHAVAVVKRAFQAKKAGHAGTLDPLASGLLPVAMGEATKTVPFVMDGRKAYRFTVTWGAETATDDAEGEVTHSSADRPDEAAILAILPRFTGTILQVPPKYSAIKIAGERAYDLAREGEEVTLQPRPVEIDALRLVGHEDGRSTFEAECGKGTYVRALARDFGRLLGCFGHVTALRRTRVGPFTEADATPLAALDQARREGGDVMGFITPVDRALSEIPAVHVNRNDANRLMRGQSCLLRGAGAPIDEAAVAVFSSGALVAIGEVARGELHPRRVFHLG; this is encoded by the coding sequence ATGCGGACGAGGCCTGACATGGCAAGCCTGATCCAGGAGCCCGCCGCCGCGGCCGATGCCCCGTCGGCCCCCCGACCCAAGAAGCGTGACATCCACGGCTGGCTCATCCTCGACAAGCCGGTGGGCGAGACATCGACCCATGCCGTTGCGGTGGTGAAGCGCGCCTTCCAGGCCAAGAAGGCCGGCCATGCCGGCACGCTCGATCCGCTCGCCTCCGGCCTGCTGCCCGTTGCGATGGGTGAAGCCACAAAGACCGTGCCCTTCGTCATGGACGGGCGCAAGGCCTACCGCTTCACCGTGACCTGGGGCGCCGAGACCGCGACGGACGATGCCGAGGGTGAGGTCACGCACAGCAGCGCCGACAGGCCGGACGAAGCGGCGATCCTGGCGATCCTGCCGCGATTCACCGGCACGATCCTGCAGGTGCCGCCGAAATACTCCGCCATCAAGATCGCGGGCGAGCGCGCCTATGATCTGGCGCGCGAGGGCGAGGAGGTGACGCTCCAGCCGCGCCCGGTCGAGATCGACGCGCTGCGTCTGGTGGGGCACGAGGATGGCCGCTCCACCTTCGAGGCGGAATGCGGCAAGGGCACCTATGTGCGGGCGCTGGCCCGCGATTTCGGGCGTCTTCTGGGCTGCTTCGGCCATGTCACCGCGCTGCGCCGCACGCGTGTCGGCCCCTTCACCGAGGCGGACGCAACGCCGCTGGCCGCGCTGGATCAGGCCCGGCGCGAGGGCGGCGACGTCATGGGCTTCATCACGCCGGTCGACCGGGCGCTCAGCGAGATCCCGGCGGTCCATGTCAACCGCAACGATGCCAATCGGCTGATGCGCGGCCAGTCCTGCCTGCTGCGCGGGGCCGGAGCGCCGATCGATGAGGCGGCGGTCGCGGTGTTCTCGAGCGGCGCGCTTGTCGCCATCGGTGAGGTTGCGCGGGGCGAGCTGCATCCCAGGCGGGTGTTCCACCTGGGATAG
- a CDS encoding RidA family protein has protein sequence MSIERFGVGPRMSMAVAHGSTVYLAGHVASEPRGKSVAEQTADILAQIEARLVEAGSDKSKILSANIWLTDMATFGEMNAVWDKWVVQGHTPARATVKADLATPDYKVEIMVTAAR, from the coding sequence ATGAGCATCGAGCGTTTCGGCGTCGGCCCCCGCATGAGCATGGCTGTCGCCCATGGCTCCACCGTCTATCTCGCCGGGCATGTTGCCAGCGAGCCCAGGGGCAAGTCGGTGGCCGAGCAGACCGCCGACATCCTGGCCCAGATCGAGGCCAGGCTGGTCGAGGCCGGCAGCGACAAGAGCAAGATCCTCAGCGCCAACATCTGGCTGACCGACATGGCCACTTTCGGCGAGATGAACGCGGTCTGGGACAAGTGGGTCGTGCAGGGCCACACGCCGGCGCGCGCCACGGTGAAGGCCGATCTGGCGACGCCGGACTACAAGGTCGAGATCATGGTGACTGCCGCCCGCTGA
- a CDS encoding DedA family protein has product MAASAFLAATILPFPSEATFAGLLHRGQVNAPALFVVATVFNTLGSMVNWWVGRAVAGGGMERLPARLRPEPATLARGERLFARFGWVALLLSWVPGIGDLGTVAAGALRYPLGRFALIVGLGKGLRYGAIWAGWMAVAG; this is encoded by the coding sequence ATGGCCGCATCGGCCTTCCTCGCGGCCACCATCCTGCCCTTTCCGTCGGAGGCCACCTTCGCAGGGCTGCTGCACCGCGGACAGGTCAACGCGCCGGCGCTGTTCGTGGTCGCGACCGTTTTCAACACGCTCGGCTCGATGGTCAACTGGTGGGTGGGCAGGGCGGTGGCCGGGGGCGGCATGGAGCGGCTGCCCGCGCGGCTGAGGCCAGAGCCGGCGACGCTTGCCAGAGGCGAGCGGCTTTTCGCGCGCTTCGGCTGGGTGGCGCTCCTGTTGTCCTGGGTGCCGGGCATCGGCGATCTCGGCACGGTGGCGGCGGGCGCGCTGCGCTATCCGCTGGGACGTTTCGCGCTGATCGTGGGCCTCGGCAAGGGCCTGCGCTATGGCGCGATCTGGGCCGGCTGGATGGCCGTGGCCGGCTGA
- a CDS encoding type I pantothenate kinase: protein MDQRVTPAAPALPDLSPYRVFTRDEWAHLRADTPLTLTVQDIEKLQSINDPISLDEVVSIYLPLSRLLSVYVAAAQGLFRATQRFLQAEDEVKVPYVIGLAGSVAAGKSTTARVLTALLSRWPNTPKVKLITTDGFLLPNAELAARGLMERKGFPESYDSARLLQFLSQVKAGHPVVKAPVYSHLVYDVVPGEEIAVERPDILIVEGLNVLQPARLPKDGSAIPFVSDFFDVSIYLDADEDDLRRWYINRFLLLRQTAFRDPRSFFRKYADLSEAEALEIAEGLWDRINLPNLRENILPTRQRASLILTKGASHRIQDVALRRL, encoded by the coding sequence ATGGACCAGCGCGTGACACCGGCAGCGCCCGCCTTGCCCGATCTCTCCCCCTATCGGGTCTTCACGCGGGATGAGTGGGCCCATCTGCGCGCGGACACGCCGCTGACGCTGACCGTGCAGGACATCGAGAAGCTGCAATCCATCAATGACCCCATCTCGCTCGACGAGGTGGTGTCGATCTACCTGCCGCTGTCGCGCCTGCTGTCGGTCTATGTCGCGGCCGCGCAAGGGCTGTTCCGGGCCACGCAGCGCTTCCTGCAGGCCGAGGATGAGGTGAAGGTGCCCTATGTCATCGGACTGGCCGGCTCGGTCGCGGCCGGCAAGTCCACCACGGCGCGCGTGCTCACGGCGCTGCTGTCGCGCTGGCCCAACACGCCCAAGGTCAAGCTCATCACCACGGATGGTTTCCTGCTGCCCAATGCCGAGCTTGCGGCGCGCGGCCTGATGGAGCGCAAGGGCTTTCCCGAAAGCTATGACAGCGCACGGCTGCTGCAGTTCCTCAGCCAGGTGAAGGCGGGCCATCCGGTGGTGAAGGCGCCGGTCTATTCGCATCTCGTCTATGACGTGGTGCCGGGCGAGGAGATCGCCGTCGAACGACCCGACATCCTCATCGTCGAGGGGCTGAACGTGCTGCAGCCGGCGCGCCTGCCCAAGGATGGCTCCGCGATCCCGTTCGTGTCGGATTTCTTCGACGTGTCGATCTATCTCGACGCGGACGAGGACGATCTGCGCCGCTGGTACATCAACCGCTTCCTCCTGCTGCGGCAGACCGCCTTCCGCGATCCGCGCTCGTTCTTCCGCAAATATGCCGACCTGTCCGAAGCCGAGGCGCTGGAAATCGCCGAGGGGCTGTGGGACCGCATCAACCTGCCCAATCTGCGCGAGAACATCCTCCCGACACGCCAGCGCGCCAGCCTCATCCTGACCAAAGGGGCGAGCCATCGCATCCAGGATGTCGCGCTGAGGCGGCTGTGA
- a CDS encoding phosphoribosyl-ATP diphosphatase, which produces MGFTLADLAAIVAARASSAPEESWTAKLLASGPERVARKFGEEAVEAVIAAVQGDRAALTAEAADVLFHLLVLLQSRAVPLDDVMSELERRTGLSGLAEKAARSSN; this is translated from the coding sequence ATGGGCTTCACCCTCGCCGATCTCGCCGCCATCGTGGCGGCCCGCGCCAGTTCCGCGCCGGAGGAAAGCTGGACAGCCAAGCTGCTGGCCTCGGGGCCGGAACGCGTCGCCAGGAAGTTCGGCGAGGAAGCGGTGGAGGCGGTGATCGCGGCCGTGCAGGGCGACCGTGCGGCGCTGACGGCCGAGGCCGCCGACGTTTTGTTCCACCTCCTCGTGCTGCTCCAGTCGCGCGCGGTGCCCCTCGACGATGTGATGAGCGAACTCGAGCGCCGCACGGGTCTCTCCGGACTTGCGGAAAAGGCCGCAAGGTCTTCTAATTGA